In Gimesia benthica, a single window of DNA contains:
- a CDS encoding transposase gives MLEVNESTYLRWRNQYGGMKSEEANRLKQLEDENKRLKELAFDLSLDNKMLKYISEGN, from the coding sequence ATCCTGGAAGTCAATGAATCGACTTATCTGCGTTGGAGAAATCAGTACGGCGGTATGAAATCGGAAGAAGCCAATCGCCTCAAACAGCTGGAAGACGAAAACAAACGACTGAAAGAACTGGCCTTCGATTTGTCTCTGGACAACAAAATGCTGAAATATATCTCGGAGGGAAACTGA
- a CDS encoding DUF1559 domain-containing protein, whose product MNKERMKNVNGFTLIELLVVIAIIAILIALLLPAVQQAREAARRSQCKNNLKQIGLAMHNYNDTHRVFPPGYVSVDPANTGSIEQGLYGWGAFILPFLDQAPLFQQLRVGDVRLQANLTNPITRGILETPIPIFNCPSDIGPALNTWNNTSGYDRRVTSDGTNRIAIAKSNYVMVSGSGDSTTPAVTPVTYGAHNGIGAQNSNTRIRDITDGTSNTLAVGERAFQVGQLQTGAGTVMGFSAVTNSGIKNGGTAVLGIAYWGINQTVIQSNHQSRSFSSPHVGGAHFLMCDGAVRFLSENLDFRGNSIGSGFQIDSTFERLLSKNDGQVIGEF is encoded by the coding sequence ATGAACAAAGAGCGAATGAAAAATGTGAATGGTTTTACTTTAATAGAGTTGCTCGTCGTTATAGCGATCATTGCAATTCTCATTGCTTTGTTGTTACCCGCAGTGCAACAGGCGCGGGAGGCAGCACGACGATCACAGTGTAAAAACAATCTGAAGCAAATCGGTTTGGCAATGCACAACTACAACGACACGCATCGAGTATTTCCCCCTGGATATGTAAGCGTTGACCCAGCAAACACTGGTTCTATTGAACAAGGACTTTATGGCTGGGGAGCATTCATTTTACCATTCCTGGATCAGGCTCCATTATTCCAACAGTTAAGAGTTGGTGATGTTCGACTGCAGGCTAATCTTACCAATCCGATCACAAGGGGTATTCTTGAAACACCAATTCCCATTTTTAACTGCCCCTCCGATATCGGCCCCGCCTTGAATACTTGGAACAATACGTCTGGCTATGATCGACGTGTTACGTCGGACGGAACAAATCGAATTGCGATTGCCAAGTCTAATTATGTAATGGTGTCAGGATCTGGAGACAGTACTACCCCCGCTGTTACTCCTGTCACCTATGGAGCCCACAACGGGATTGGTGCTCAGAATTCCAATACACGTATTCGTGATATTACAGATGGCACAAGCAATACTCTCGCAGTAGGTGAGCGTGCCTTTCAAGTGGGTCAATTACAAACTGGAGCAGGGACCGTTATGGGGTTCAGCGCGGTTACAAATAGTGGAATCAAAAATGGCGGAACTGCGGTACTTGGGATTGCTTATTGGGGGATCAACCAGACTGTAATTCAGTCAAACCATCAATCACGTAGTTTTAGTAGTCCACATGTTGGTGGCGCCCATTTTCTTATGTGTGATGGTGCTGTCCGTTTTCTGAGTGAGAATCTCGATTTCAGGGGAAACAGCATCGGTTCCGGCTTTCAAATAGACAGTACATTTGAAAGACTACTTTCCAAAAATGATGGACAGGTCATCGGAGAGTTTTAA
- a CDS encoding transthyretin-like family protein, which translates to MVSISRFSSQFLLFMIIFIALGCGQRGSDQPDLGYVQGTVTMDGKPFVGAIIVFSPENGRQSAGTLDENGKYELEYMHHSKGAKLGSHTIGFGTPTGETLAVPIPKKYLYGTETGLKAEVKPGNNSFDFSLKSK; encoded by the coding sequence ATGGTTTCAATCAGTAGATTTTCATCACAGTTTTTACTTTTTATGATTATTTTCATTGCTCTGGGATGCGGTCAACGGGGAAGCGATCAGCCAGATTTAGGCTACGTTCAAGGAACAGTTACAATGGATGGAAAACCTTTTGTTGGCGCCATTATCGTATTCTCTCCGGAAAATGGTCGCCAATCAGCCGGAACCCTGGATGAGAACGGGAAATACGAACTTGAATACATGCACCACTCAAAAGGAGCCAAATTGGGAAGTCATACAATAGGTTTTGGAACCCCAACAGGCGAAACACTCGCCGTTCCGATCCCCAAAAAATATTTGTACGGTACAGAGACAGGATTAAAAGCAGAAGTAAAACCTGGAAACAATTCTTTCGATTTTTCATTGAAATCAAAATAG
- a CDS encoding sensor histidine kinase has product MKFTTTIRIAGPIVLVSLLLLVVGVSGAWYVQRLQRQTSEVLNQNVASIRAAEELNVYLLQIRFGLNKFLIGGNRDRIDHVKKMKPQVDEWLNKASQLANSSEEQKAIEVIKGGLEKLFSKLSQLTLSSDLSALRQIVEILVEEELSNHILPAAAHFLNINEQKLEASSSENKLFANRLVLVLFLLGTCGSIAGLITGYGVASTISRSIVKLTLPLKDVAGQLNEVVGPITMSADLEIEDIESVLKTISDEIATVIQQLQDRQRELIRSDQLAALGQLSAGLAHELRNPLMCMTVLVQSALSDQNRALDEKDLRVLDAEMQRLDRLLQEFLNFARPAATELTRVDLRNLAVQTVEFLRPKADLVGVKIRVETTTYPIFILADDKQMRQLILNLLLNAIDAISTEGTVELELSIDPINSQYCLLVIRDEGCGLALEALNRAFEPFFSTKNEGLGMGLVTCRRIVEAHQGEITIANGVEKGAVITVRIPMTTRGILSMGEDYSELDNSPKNGA; this is encoded by the coding sequence TTGAAATTTACGACAACAATTCGAATCGCAGGCCCCATTGTGCTTGTCAGTTTGTTACTACTGGTTGTCGGAGTATCTGGAGCATGGTACGTGCAGAGATTGCAACGACAAACTTCTGAAGTTTTGAACCAAAACGTTGCCAGCATACGTGCAGCAGAAGAGCTCAATGTATACTTGCTGCAAATTCGTTTTGGATTGAACAAATTTTTGATTGGAGGCAATCGTGATCGAATTGATCATGTTAAGAAAATGAAACCTCAAGTCGACGAATGGCTTAATAAAGCTAGTCAATTGGCTAACTCTTCTGAAGAACAGAAAGCCATAGAAGTGATTAAAGGAGGTCTGGAAAAGCTGTTCTCAAAATTAAGTCAACTCACTCTCTCCTCTGATCTATCAGCTCTAAGGCAAATTGTCGAGATTCTTGTAGAGGAAGAGTTGTCAAATCATATTCTGCCTGCTGCAGCTCATTTTCTAAACATCAATGAGCAGAAATTGGAAGCGAGCAGTAGTGAGAATAAACTGTTCGCCAATCGTCTAGTCCTGGTGCTTTTTCTATTGGGAACATGTGGATCAATTGCCGGGTTGATTACCGGCTATGGAGTGGCAAGTACCATTAGTCGATCAATTGTCAAACTAACTTTGCCCCTGAAAGATGTAGCAGGGCAATTAAACGAAGTCGTGGGGCCAATAACAATGTCGGCTGACTTGGAGATCGAAGATATCGAAAGTGTGTTGAAGACTATTTCTGATGAAATTGCAACAGTAATCCAGCAATTGCAGGACCGACAACGAGAATTAATCCGCTCTGATCAATTAGCAGCCCTAGGACAATTATCAGCGGGCTTGGCTCATGAGCTTAGAAACCCATTGATGTGTATGACTGTATTAGTACAATCGGCACTCTCTGATCAAAACCGAGCGCTGGATGAGAAAGATCTGCGTGTACTTGATGCTGAAATGCAGAGACTTGATCGTCTCCTACAAGAGTTTCTCAATTTTGCACGTCCCGCAGCTACAGAATTAACAAGAGTTGACCTCCGTAATCTAGCAGTACAAACAGTTGAGTTCCTAAGGCCAAAAGCAGATTTGGTTGGAGTTAAAATCAGAGTAGAAACTACTACCTACCCTATTTTTATTCTTGCTGATGACAAACAAATGCGTCAACTGATACTCAATCTGTTGCTCAACGCAATTGATGCAATCTCAACAGAGGGTACTGTCGAGCTAGAATTATCAATCGATCCTATTAATTCACAATACTGCCTCCTTGTAATCCGGGACGAGGGATGCGGGCTCGCACTAGAAGCTCTCAATCGCGCGTTTGAACCATTCTTCAGTACCAAGAATGAGGGACTTGGAATGGGACTGGTTACTTGTAGGCGAATTGTTGAAGCACACCAAGGAGAGATTACGATTGCAAATGGCGTAGAGAAAGGTGCGGTAATAACAGTTCGCATCCCCATGACCACTAGAGGTATCCTGTCCATGGGAGAGGATTACTCTGAACTTGATAATAGTCCCAAGAACGGAGCATGA
- a CDS encoding sigma-54-dependent transcriptional regulator produces MARLLIIDDEPNLLYSLRKTLQDTDLEIITAETGSAGINLVKEFQPDTVILDVRLPDMSGLDVFNEIRLIDKRLPVIIFTAHSTTETAIEATKRGAFDYLLKPVQFNELREIMNRALEISRMSHVPTLFGDTKYNSTADTIIGRSSAMQKVYKAIGRAAPQDITVLIQGESGTGKEMVAKAIYHHSQRRDGPFMAINCASIPDALLESELFGYERGAFTGADHQRVGKYEQVDGGTLFLDEIGDMSPSTQAKVLRLLQDGSFERVGSNKTVQSDVRIISATNRDLYQMVESGEFRRDLYYRLNVFSIELPPLRQRIEDIPALVEYFIKTAGTQVASSVRSITEDALEILMGHDWPGNVRELQSTIKHCLIQSVGELITRECLPSSCLCKQVHEDSTTNTIGNLNSDSLLEIHKLVEDLLSTGEEDLHRKVHSEIDRILLPCVLGHVDGSQAQAAKILGVARSTLRNRIEDLGISIEKRILTEEG; encoded by the coding sequence TTGGCAAGGCTACTCATTATTGACGATGAACCAAATTTGCTTTACTCATTACGGAAAACTTTGCAGGATACGGATCTCGAAATCATTACTGCAGAGACAGGTAGTGCAGGAATTAATTTAGTCAAAGAATTCCAGCCGGATACTGTCATTTTGGATGTCCGCTTGCCAGATATGTCTGGGCTAGACGTATTTAACGAAATTCGTCTAATTGACAAAAGGCTCCCAGTAATAATATTTACAGCCCATTCTACAACTGAGACGGCAATAGAAGCGACAAAAAGAGGAGCATTTGATTACTTGCTCAAGCCAGTTCAATTTAATGAACTCCGGGAAATTATGAACCGTGCTCTTGAAATAAGTCGAATGAGCCATGTTCCAACTCTCTTTGGTGATACAAAATATAATTCAACTGCAGATACTATTATTGGCCGTTCATCAGCTATGCAAAAAGTGTACAAAGCAATTGGACGTGCAGCACCTCAAGATATCACTGTTTTGATTCAGGGAGAAAGTGGAACAGGAAAAGAAATGGTGGCCAAAGCTATCTATCACCATAGCCAGCGTAGGGATGGGCCTTTTATGGCAATAAACTGCGCCTCGATTCCAGATGCATTGCTAGAAAGTGAGCTGTTTGGTTATGAGCGTGGAGCATTTACTGGTGCGGATCATCAACGAGTGGGAAAGTATGAGCAAGTGGATGGGGGTACGTTGTTTCTTGATGAAATTGGAGACATGTCTCCATCCACACAAGCTAAAGTATTACGGTTACTTCAAGACGGAAGTTTTGAGCGAGTCGGTAGCAATAAGACTGTCCAATCTGATGTCCGAATTATCTCTGCAACGAATCGTGATCTTTATCAGATGGTTGAATCAGGTGAGTTTCGCCGGGATCTTTACTATCGCCTGAATGTATTCTCTATAGAACTACCTCCGCTCAGACAACGCATTGAGGATATACCTGCTTTGGTTGAATATTTTATTAAAACGGCAGGTACTCAAGTTGCAAGTTCCGTTCGTAGTATCACCGAAGATGCTCTAGAAATACTGATGGGACATGACTGGCCTGGAAATGTACGCGAACTTCAAAGTACCATTAAGCATTGCCTTATTCAGTCTGTGGGGGAGTTGATCACACGTGAATGTCTCCCTTCAAGCTGTCTGTGTAAGCAGGTTCATGAAGATTCAACAACAAATACAATCGGTAATCTTAATTCTGATTCACTCTTAGAGATCCACAAGCTTGTCGAAGATCTTCTATCAACTGGAGAAGAGGATCTACACCGAAAAGTACACTCTGAGATTGATCGAATCCTACTGCCATGTGTGTTGGGACACGTAGATGGTAGCCAGGCTCAAGCAGCAAAGATTTTAGGAGTTGCACGTAGTACCTTGCGAAACAGGATAGAAGATCTGGGAATAAGTATTGAAAAGCGAATACTCACCGAAGAAGGTTGA